The window TTCTACAGGACTGTCCTACAAGACTTCCTGGCCAGGACCAACCTCCTACTTTGagtttcttctcccttcttttgaAAGTTTGTGTTCTAACTTTAGAGGAGTAGGTTTAGCAGATATATGTGCTGGTCCTTGGTGGTTCGTTCTCCTCCTTAACTATGGTGTCTTGGAGAAGGAGAGTGGTAGCACGTGGGTTCCAGCAGATCTGAGAGCTGCTTCTATTTTTTACTTCGTAAGGCTCTGGGTCTGCATATAGAGACTTAGGTGAAAAGATGGGAGATGATAGTGTGATTTCTTTATTTGGGAAGAAGTGGGTACAGGGTCTGGATCAGTAGCGGTGATACTGAATTGATTATAAGATCTGCCAATATGATAAACCTGTCACACTATCCTACTTAATGTTTTTGTGCTTTCTTCAGTGATAGAGCTGTTTGTAGTGACCATATGAATAATTGAGTTAAAAGACTAttagagggccggcccggtggctcaggcggttagagctccatgctcctaactccgaaggctgccggttcgattcccacatgggccagtgggctctcaagcacaaggttgccagttcaattcctcaagtcccgcaagggatggtgggctctgccccctgcaactaagattgaacacggcaccttgagctgagctgcctcccggatggctcagttggttggagcacgggctctcaaccacaaggttgccagttcgattcctcgactccttcaagggatggtgggctctgccccctgcaactaagattgaacacggcaccttgagctgagctgccgctgagctcccggatggctcagttggttggagcacgtcctctcaaccacaaggttgccagttcaactcccgcaagggatggtgggctgtgccccctgcaactagcaatggcaactggacctggagctgagctgcgccctccacaactaagactgaaaggacaacaacttgacctagaaaacaggcctggaagtacacactgttccccaataaagtcctgttccccttccccaataaaaaaaaaaaaaaaaaaaaaacatggtctttgcatctttaaaaaaaaagactattagaTATTCTAAATGCTCCAGAGCTGTTCTGTGTCACTATTATTTCTGGTCAGAAATGTCACATTGGAAACTTGCTTCTAATGATAATCAGCATTTCTTTTGCAGGAAGAGCAAGCAGTCAGACCAAAATACCTACTGGGTCGAGAAGTCACTGGAAACATGAGAGCCATCCTAATTGATTGGCTAGTGCAGGTTCAAATGAAATTCAGGTTACTGCAGGAGACCATGTACATGACTGTTTCCATTATTGATCGGTTCATGCAGGTGAGCATAATTCAGTAATTGAGGATTCTCCCTTCCAGGGTCCTAGCTGAGTCATAAGATACAGACCTTTTCAACTAAAATCTGTTTGGGGGGATAGGGTGTCACTGAGACTTTGCTATGCGAATatgtctttttcacttttccttcacAGCTCTGTGTCTcctttttcaaatatgtattacTTATTCAACCAGTTGAAATTCCCATTGCAGAATAATTGTGTGCCCAAGAAGATGTTGCAGCTGGTTGGTGTCACTGGCATGTTTATTGCGAGCAAATATGAAGAAATGTACCCTCCAGAAATCGGGGACTTTGCCTTTGTGACTGACAACACTTACACTAAGCTCCAAATCAGACAGATGGAAATGAAGATTCTAAGAGCTTTAAATTTTAGTCTGGGTCGCCCTCTACCTCTGCATTTCCTTCGGAGAGCATCTAAGATTGGAGAGGTATCGATTTCTTCAGAAACCTCTGATATGGTACCATAGAGAATACTGCTGACCAAGCAGATCTAATTCAACTGACTTATATACCTAACTTCACAGGGAAGAAATAAATAGTTATTTCTAATCAGGCTGTATATTAGTATCATTAAGGCATTCCATGGGCAATTGCACCTGAGAGTTTTTAGACAAACATTTTTAGTTATAGTTATGGGCATGCTGGTTATTGCCAAAGCAGAATTTTCAGACAGAAAAGCTCAGTGACCTGTGTGAATTTTGTTCCAGGTTGATGTGGAGCAACATACTTTGGCCAAATATCTGATGGAACTAACTATGTTGGACTACGATATGGTGCACTTTCCTCCTTCTCAGATTGCAGCAGGAGCTTTTTGTTTAGCAATGAAAATTCTTGATAATGGTGAATGGGTAAGCTCTGCCCCACAAACCTAAGTTGCCCTAAGCGTTTACATTGTAAATAGTGTTTGCCTGAACACAGAACTGTTTTCATTAAAAGCAATTCAAATGGTTCCAAAAAATGACATCCACTGAGGGAGTGATTAAAAAATGATACCTACTTTGTGATGTCTTCATGGAACGCTTTCATTTCGTTACCTAATTTCATCTTTCTATATCCCTTTGAGAAAGGCAGAGTAGCTGCTACTCCTTAGAGAATTTCAGGCAGATCGGATGACATAATAGTTCATTCATATTCATTGatccaacaaatatttctaaGTGCTATATACTATCCTAGGCCCTAGGAATAAACCTCTGAATGAGAAAGTGGCCCTCAAGGAATTTGGAGTCTAGCTTTGGTGTGGGCAAGTCAGTAATTACAAAAGTGTATAGGTTTGAGCACATTAGTATATAATACATCTAAGCACATGAGCCTAGAAAAGCATGAAAGAACACCTGGGGAATAAGCTTGtcttaaatttcaattaataatCAATCATACAGTATCCATCTCCCTACCCTACTCTTGAATAACATCTAGAAACTTTATGAAAACCATTGTTGATGAGCATTTTTAACATTAACTCTTGTTCTTAGACGCCAACTCTACAGCATTACCTGTCTTACACTGAAGAATCCCTTCTTCTTGTTATGCAACACCTGGCTAAGAATATTGTCATGGTGAATCGTGGGCTTACAAAGCACATGGTAAGTCAATCAGTGGCACTAGGATGTtggagagaaaagtgaaaataagact is drawn from Rhinolophus ferrumequinum isolate MPI-CBG mRhiFer1 chromosome 7, mRhiFer1_v1.p, whole genome shotgun sequence and contains these coding sequences:
- the CCNB1 gene encoding G2/mitotic-specific cyclin-B1, translated to MAFRVTRNTKINAENKAKISMAGAKRVPVATAAASKPGLRPRMALGDIGNKVSEQPQSKLPLKKEAKTLAAGKVVAKKLPKPLEKGLEPMPVLEPAQEPEPEPVKEEKLSPEPILVDTPSPSPMETSGCAPAEEYLCQAFSDVLLAVNDVDAEDGADPNLCSEYVKDIYTYLRQLEEEQAVRPKYLLGREVTGNMRAILIDWLVQVQMKFRLLQETMYMTVSIIDRFMQNNCVPKKMLQLVGVTGMFIASKYEEMYPPEIGDFAFVTDNTYTKLQIRQMEMKILRALNFSLGRPLPLHFLRRASKIGEVDVEQHTLAKYLMELTMLDYDMVHFPPSQIAAGAFCLAMKILDNGEWTPTLQHYLSYTEESLLLVMQHLAKNIVMVNRGLTKHMTIKNKYSTSKQAKISTLAQLNSALVQDLAKAVAKV